A window from Lytechinus pictus isolate F3 Inbred chromosome 9, Lp3.0, whole genome shotgun sequence encodes these proteins:
- the LOC135155557 gene encoding basic proline-rich protein-like, whose amino-acid sequence MPPEISYQDGPMPPMPPEISFQDEPMPPEISFSDGPMPPLMSYQGGPMPPMPPEISFQDGLLPPMPPEIGLQDGPMPPEISLQDGPMPSLMSYQDGPMLRMPPEISFQDGPLPPMPPEIGFRDRPMEPMPQTSPEISFQDGPMPPMPPEISYQDGPMPLMPPEISFQDRLLPPMPPEISYQDGPMPPMPPEISFQDGLLPPMPPEIGFQDGPMPPMPPEISFSDGPMPPLISYQDGPMPPEISFQDGSLPPMPPEISFQDGPMPPMLPEISFQDEPLPPMPPEISFQDGPMPPMPPEISFQDGLLPPMPPEFSFQDGLMPPMPPKISFQDGLLPPMPSEICFQDGPMPPMPPEISFSDGQMPTLISYQDGPMPPMPPEISFQDGPLPPMPPEIGLQDGPMPPMPPEIGFRDGPMEPMPPASPEISFQDGPMPTEISFQDGPMPSEISFQDGPMPPEISFQDGPMQAEISFQDRPMQPEISFQDGPVPPMPPEISSQDRPMPPEISFQDRPMQPEISFQDGPMPREISVQHGPMPLEIGFKDGQKPPMPPEIINQFPSRTNATRNQFPRRNNAPNATKNQYRRRSNATRNHSSRQTNPTRNQLSRRTKTTNATRNQFPRRTNDTRNWFPRRNNAPNATINQFQRRTNATRNQFSRKTNATKNQLSRQTNATRNQFPRRTNATRNQFTRRTNASRNQLPRRTNASRN is encoded by the coding sequence ATGCCACCAGAAATCAGTTATCAAGACGGACCAATGCCGCCAATGCCACCAGAAATCAGTTTCCAAGACGAACCAATGCCACCAGAAATCAGTTTCTCAGACGGACCAATGCCACCACTAATGAGTTATCAAGGCGGTCCAATGCCGCCAATGCCACCAGAGATCAGTTTCCAAGACGGACTTCTGCCGCCAATGCCACCAGAAATCGGTTTACAAGACGGACCAATGCCACCAGAAATCAGTTTACAAGACGGACCAATGCCATCACTAATGAGTTATCAAGACGGTCCAATGCTGCGAATGCCACCAGAGATCAGTTTCCAAGACGGACCACTGCCGCCAATGCCACCAGAAATCGGTTTCCGAGACAGACCAATGGAACCGATGCCACAAACGTCACCAGAAATCAGTTTCCAAGATGGACCAATGCCGCCAATGCCACCAGAAATCAGTTATCAAGACGGACCAATGCCACTTATGCCACCAGAGATCAGTTTCCAAGACAGACTACTGCCGCCAATGCCACCAGAAATCAGTTATCAAGACGGTCCAATGCCACCAATGCCACCAGAAATCAGTTTCCAAGACGGACTACTGCCGCCAATGCCACCAGAAATCGGTTTCCAAGACGGACCAATGCCACCAATGCCACCAGAAATCAGTTTCTCAGACGGACCAATGCCACCACTAATTAGTTATCAAGACGGACCAATGCCACCAGAAATCAGTTTCCAAGACGGATCACTGCCGCCAATGCCACCAGAAATCAGTTTCCAAGACGGACCAATGCCGCCAATGCTACCAGAAATCAGTTTCCAAGACGAACCACTGCCGCCAATGCCACCAGAAATCAGTTTCCAAGACGGACCAATGCCACCAATGCCACCAGAAATCAGTTTCCAAGACGGACTATTGCCGCCAATGCCACCAGAATTCAGTTTCCAAGACGGACTTATGCCACCAATGCCACCAAAAATCAGTTTCCAAGACGGACTTCTGCCGCCAATGCCATCAGAAATCTGTTTCCAAGACGGACCAATGCCACCAATGCCACCAGAAATCAGTTTCTCAGACGGACAAATGCCAACACTTATCAGTTATCAAGACGGTCCAATGCCGCCAATGCCACCAGAAATCAGTTTCCAAGACGGACCACTGCCGCCAATGCCACCAGAAATCGGTTTACAAGACGGACCAATGCCGCCAATGCCACCAGAAATCGGTTTCCGAGACGGACCAATGGAACCGATGCCACCAGCGTCACCAGAAATCAGTTTCCAAGATGGACCAATGCCAACAGAAATCAGTTTCCAAGACGGACCAATGCCTTCAGAAATCAGTTTCCAAGACGGACCAATGCCACCAGAAATCAGTTTCCAAGATGGACCAATGCAAGCAGAAATTAGTTTCCAAGACAGACCAATGCAACCAGAAATCAGTTTCCAAGACGGACCAGTGCCACCGATGCCACCAGAAATCAGTTCCCAAGACAGACCAATGCCACCAGAAATCAGTTTCCAAGACAGACCAATGCAACCAGAAATCAGTTTTCAAGATGGACCAATGCCACGAGAAATCAGTGTACAACACGGACCAATGCCACTAGAAATTGGTTTCAAAGACGGACAAAAGCCACCAATGCCACCTGAAATCATAAATCAGTTTCCAAGTCGCACCAATGCCACCAGAAATCAGTTTCCAAGAAGGAACAATGCTCCCAATGCCACCAAAAATCAGTATCGAAGACGGAGCAATGCCACCAGAAATCATTCTTCAAGACAGACAAATCCCACCAGAAATCAGTTATCAAGACGGACCAAAACCACCAATGCCACCAGAAATCAGTTTCCAAGACGGACCAATGATACCAGAAATTGGTTTCCAAGACGAAATAATGCTCCTAATGCCACCATAAATCAGTTTCAAAGACGGACCAATGCCACCAGAAATCAGTTTTCAAGAAAGACAAATGCCACCAAAAATCAGTTATCAAGACAGACCAATGCCACCAGAAATCAGTTTCCAAGACGGACCAATGCCACTAGAAATCAGTTTACAAGACGGACCAATGCCAGCAGAAATCAGTTACCAAGGCGGACCAATGCCAGCAGAAATTAG